A genomic segment from Helicobacter sp. NHP19-012 encodes:
- the hemC gene encoding hydroxymethylbilane synthase: MKELVIGSRGSQLALWQARHIQTQLDNLGLKSRIEVVKTKGDKILDVPLAKIGGKGLFTKELEELLLVGALDLAVHSLKDVPVDLIPPLSLACVSKRVDSRDCFLSMHYPSLEDLPLGAKVGTTSLRRCMQLKRLRPDLDTLSLRGNIQTRLQRLQEGAFDAIILAYAGVERLQIRMPYCVPLSFKQMLPCMGQGALGVEMCSDHPLFATITQLNDPKSALLCGLERAFIARLNGGCQVPLGVHASLKGEVLEMRAIVGLLDASQVVEERIVGSIHEVDELLQLLLERFIEKGALDILTRISL, translated from the coding sequence ATGAAGGAACTTGTGATCGGGAGTCGGGGCAGTCAGCTAGCCTTGTGGCAAGCCCGCCATATACAAACGCAATTAGATAATTTGGGCTTAAAAAGCCGTATTGAGGTCGTCAAAACCAAGGGGGATAAAATCCTAGATGTCCCTTTGGCTAAAATCGGGGGCAAGGGGCTATTTACTAAGGAGTTGGAAGAGCTTTTGTTGGTGGGGGCTTTAGACTTAGCCGTGCACTCGCTTAAGGATGTCCCCGTAGATTTAATCCCACCTTTGAGTCTGGCTTGTGTGAGTAAGCGTGTGGACTCTAGGGATTGCTTTTTAAGTATGCACTACCCCTCTTTAGAGGATTTGCCTTTGGGGGCAAAGGTCGGCACAACTTCCTTGCGCCGTTGCATGCAGCTAAAGAGACTGCGCCCCGATTTAGACACCCTAAGTCTTAGGGGCAATATCCAAACCCGCTTGCAACGCCTGCAAGAGGGGGCATTTGATGCGATCATCTTAGCCTATGCAGGAGTGGAACGCTTACAGATACGCATGCCCTACTGCGTGCCCTTGAGTTTTAAGCAAATGCTCCCGTGCATGGGTCAGGGGGCACTAGGCGTAGAGATGTGTAGCGACCATCCACTCTTTGCCACAATCACACAGCTTAACGACCCTAAAAGTGCACTTTTATGCGGACTAGAGAGAGCATTTATTGCTAGACTTAATGGGGGTTGTCAGGTGCCTTTAGGTGTGCATGCATCCTTAAAGGGGGAGGTCTTAGAAATGCGTGCCATTGTGGGTCTTTTGGACGCAAGTCAAGTTGTTGAGGAGAGGATTGTGGGTAGCATACACGAAGTCGATGAACTCTTACAACTTCTCTTAGAACGCTTTATTGAAAAAGGGGCACTCGACATCCTGACACGAATTAGTCTTTAG
- a CDS encoding potassium channel family protein has product MKTYAVLGLGKFGAHVARGLIDNGEQIIAADVSEERVKVFKSMCDNLFILDTTDTIALKETGINEADIAIVSIGQNVEASILTVMALKESGVKEVIAKASTLIHGKILSKIGTDRVIYPERDAAKRLVRGLSLNPHLDIVEITTHMRLVRLLITPEHAQRTLQDFLDTSKADLKVVALKHGVQWDYQIPMSTLLVEGDILLLIGMAKEVDVLLASKPKD; this is encoded by the coding sequence ATGAAAACTTATGCGGTTTTAGGTTTGGGTAAATTTGGGGCACATGTCGCACGGGGTTTGATTGACAATGGGGAGCAGATCATTGCCGCCGATGTGAGCGAAGAGCGGGTAAAAGTCTTTAAAAGCATGTGTGATAATTTATTCATTTTAGACACCACAGATACCATAGCCCTCAAAGAAACGGGGATTAATGAAGCCGACATTGCAATAGTGAGCATCGGACAAAATGTTGAAGCGTCCATTTTAACCGTGATGGCACTGAAAGAAAGCGGGGTTAAAGAGGTCATTGCCAAGGCTTCTACCCTCATCCATGGCAAAATCCTCTCCAAAATCGGCACAGATCGCGTGATTTACCCCGAGAGAGATGCGGCTAAAAGGCTGGTTAGAGGGCTTAGTCTAAACCCCCATTTAGATATCGTAGAGATCACCACGCACATGCGCCTTGTGCGTCTACTCATCACCCCCGAGCACGCCCAAAGAACCTTGCAAGACTTCTTAGACACTTCTAAGGCGGATTTAAAGGTCGTGGCACTCAAGCACGGAGTGCAGTGGGATTATCAAATCCCTATGAGCACGCTCTTAGTCGAGGGGGACATTTTGCTCTTAATTGGCATGGCTAAGGAAGTGGATGTCCTTTTAGCTAGCAAGCCTAAAGACTAA
- a CDS encoding TrkH family potassium uptake protein: MHRIFGMIVGSYVLLALVGAFLLNLAPMHTKPVAFLDLFFTSTSAVCLTGLITANPATDFSVYGQAVLLGLIQAGGFGYMGLAGFLFLLLGKKMGFKSRLMLKESLDYPNMQGVILYLKKIFLFTLAIEFVGAVLLSACFATSLPLKRALWAGVFHSISAFNNAGFSIFASNLVEYQTNTPINLIICTLIILGGLGFLVLSECYNYPKQARLSIHTRIVLWATLGCIVLGMVVVLLFEWDNPKSMGNLSSFSKVMAAFFLSVNLRTAGFNTIDLAGLHDQSLFFCSLLMVIGAAPGSTAGGIKITTLTLLLAYAYHALKGQEVVLFKRTIPQSILKKSFLIFIIAMFYITASTMLLSATDDRKNQFFLHLFFEVCSAFGTVGASTGNGGDLSLVARFSDFGKLYLMVLMFMGRVGVLVFSIALVGKSKTYHVRYPEEEVVL, translated from the coding sequence TTGCATAGAATCTTTGGCATGATTGTAGGTAGCTATGTGCTTTTAGCCCTTGTGGGGGCGTTTTTGCTAAATTTAGCCCCCATGCATACAAAGCCCGTTGCTTTTTTAGATTTATTTTTTACCTCCACTTCCGCTGTATGTCTAACGGGACTCATCACGGCTAACCCGGCGACAGATTTTAGTGTTTATGGACAAGCGGTGCTTTTGGGGCTCATTCAAGCGGGGGGTTTTGGTTACATGGGGTTGGCAGGGTTTTTGTTCTTGCTTTTAGGTAAGAAAATGGGCTTTAAGAGCCGTTTAATGCTTAAGGAGTCGCTAGATTACCCTAATATGCAAGGCGTGATTTTATATTTAAAAAAAATCTTTCTCTTCACTTTAGCGATTGAGTTTGTGGGGGCTGTGCTTTTGAGTGCGTGTTTTGCCACGAGTTTGCCCCTAAAACGTGCACTTTGGGCTGGGGTGTTCCATTCAATCTCTGCTTTTAACAACGCCGGTTTTAGTATTTTTGCCTCTAATTTGGTGGAGTATCAAACAAACACCCCGATCAACCTCATCATTTGCACCCTCATCATCTTAGGCGGTTTGGGCTTTTTAGTCTTAAGCGAGTGCTACAATTATCCTAAGCAAGCCCGACTGAGCATACATACCCGCATTGTGCTGTGGGCGACTTTGGGCTGTATTGTGCTAGGAATGGTTGTGGTGTTGCTCTTTGAGTGGGACAACCCTAAGAGCATGGGGAATTTGAGCAGTTTTTCTAAGGTGATGGCGGCGTTTTTTCTCTCTGTAAATTTACGCACAGCGGGCTTCAATACCATTGATTTAGCCGGTTTGCATGACCAAAGCCTGTTTTTTTGCTCCTTGCTCATGGTAATTGGGGCAGCACCAGGGAGCACAGCGGGGGGGATTAAAATCACCACTTTAACTTTGCTCTTGGCCTACGCCTACCACGCCCTAAAAGGACAGGAAGTCGTGCTTTTTAAGCGCACAATCCCTCAAAGTATCCTCAAAAAATCTTTTTTAATTTTCATCATCGCTATGTTTTACATCACCGCCTCCACCATGCTTTTGAGCGCCACAGATGATCGTAAAAACCAGTTCTTCTTGCATTTATTCTTTGAAGTGTGTTCGGCGTTTGGCACGGTGGGGGCGAGCACAGGCAATGGGGGCGATCTCTCTTTAGTGGCTAGGTTTAGTGATTTTGGCAAGTTGTATTTAATGGTTTTAATGTTTATGGGGCGGGTAGGCGTGCTGGTCTTTAGCATAGCATTAGTGGGTAAAAGCAAAACCTACCATGTTCGTTATCCCGAGGAAGAGGTGGTTTTATGA
- a CDS encoding molecular chaperone DnaJ has product MFIQDLSVEQQQVFLFLARKVIEADGVLHELQLGALDVIKKQCEYGISEKEVPVNTLGQIFTTNHAKHATLLELVSVALADSRWHDNERDTIYSYAKEMGVPTHKVDQFKDWVVKNFMLYQEAVKMLD; this is encoded by the coding sequence ATGTTTATCCAAGATTTAAGCGTAGAGCAACAACAAGTGTTCTTGTTTTTGGCAAGAAAGGTCATTGAAGCCGATGGGGTGTTGCACGAATTGCAACTAGGGGCTTTAGATGTGATTAAAAAACAATGTGAATATGGCATTAGTGAAAAGGAAGTGCCCGTAAACACTTTAGGGCAGATCTTCACCACAAACCACGCCAAACACGCCACGCTGTTAGAGTTGGTCTCTGTGGCTTTAGCCGATAGCCGTTGGCATGACAATGAGAGAGACACCATTTACTCTTATGCTAAAGAGATGGGTGTTCCCACCCACAAAGTGGATCAATTCAAAGACTGGGTGGTGAAAAACTTCATGCTTTATCAAGAAGCGGTCAAGATGTTGGATTAG